actggcttctttcatttaacgtgttttcaaggttcatccctgttgtGGCATGGATTGGTcttttttattccaaaaaatactATATCATAGGAATATGTGTATTTAATTCagccatttatcagttgatggttATTTGAATTGTTCTCATCTTTTGATCTTTTAATAAGAtagctataaacatttgtttacACATTTTCGTGTagacttatgttttcatttctggggagtatataccaagaagtggaactgctggatcttatgttaactctatgtttaacttttattttttttttaagattttatttatttgacagacagagatcgcaagtaggcagagaggcaggcagagagagggagaggaggaagcaggctccctgcagagcagagagccggatacaggactcgaacccaggaccctgagatcatgacctgaggcaaaggcagcggcttaacccactgagccacccaggcgccctatgtttaactttttgatcaactgccacactgttttccaaaatacctgtaccatttttcattcccaccaacatttgtattctttttgattttagccatcatTGTAGGTGTGAAGTTTTAGTAAAtattgattttgatttgcattttcctgatggttaatgatattgagcagttttcatctaattttttatttttaatggcattttGGGAAAGAGGGGAGTATTTTATCTACTCCATTATAGGGGAAACACAGTAGTTTATTTGAAAAGTAACATGacaaatttttcttctaaatatttgaaaacacacaATGTCAAGCCTTCAAAAACATAGACGGTGTTCTTCTATGCTTTTGGAATATTACAGTTACCGAGTGATTAAGGGACAGTGATATTCTGCCCTGAATTAAGATTACTTCTTCTGTGTGGTTGAGGAATTCACTCCAATTGCTCCTCAGGGTTGACTTTAAGGCAGAGCAAAATTAATTGCCAAAGCCTCAAAGCCCAGTGCCTTTTCATCACAAATGCTGCATACATCTGTTTTGAATAAGTGTGTAGCACAGGTGATAAATACCAAAGAAACGTGAGAGCTTCGACGTGGACACATAGCATATGTCTCAGAGATGGATGGCAAGGTGTTTTAAAGGGGATTTTGCACTTTAATCACAGTGTATCACACCCACCCAATGATAACAGAACAAGTTTGGTAATGGATATGTGGGAAGTTATATTGTTCTATGTGCTCTTGGACATGTTTAAACATTTCTGtagtaaaaatcattttcaaagagATGTTGGGTGCCTCATAAGGACAGGGAGGAGTCAGAAGGAGACCTGACAAGGGTAGATTAGTCCATCAAGACAAGAACTTAGCTCTATCTCCATaaagacatttcagaaaatatatttcctttgagACTGGGAAGGAAACCTCTTTCCATAtaacaggaaggaagaggaaaagaagaatggGGATATTTTTTTGGaaggatttcattttgttttgttttgtgagaagcTCTATCACTGCTTTCTTGTTCCTCTGTGAGCTGTGTTGGATGTGCTGGATGTGCTGGATGCGAAGATGGCCTAAGTTTGaagaaagtaaaggaaatttgaaatagatctgagggccacctgggtgtctCGGTCAGTTTAgaatctgccttcggttcaggtgaTGGCcatggtgtcctgggattgagtcctgctccttgcttggcagaaaactgcttctccctctacttctgccaGTACCCCTGAttgtgcttctgctctctctctcaaatgaaattaaaaataaggtaaaataaattaGGTCTGAGAAACTGGGGAAAGAATGTACTAAGGAAATATTGACCTAACTCCATTTATTTTGCTCACATTAGTAGGTCTTAGataagtatttgtggaatgaataatgATTTCCGGGTAGTGCTGGGGCTGAATTTCATGTGGCACCAGTAGACTCAGTTTTGACATGGGAGATTTAATCCAACAGTAATCAGTTACATATAGAAAggcatgtcttaaaaaaaaaaaaaggcagagagacaagatTTTGCCAGACAGTATGGAGGGCAGGAGTTTAGATGGGGTCCACTTGTACTGgatcctgttttcttttgtttttaattgaagaatgGCTGATGCAGTATCACATTAGTGTCAGGTATGCAACTCTATGctgtgctgtgctcaccacaactgCAGCTACCACATGTCACCAGATAACACTATTACAGTACCATCGACTCTATTTCCTATGCTGGACTGGTGGCGATCAGTGAGGAAAGGAATAACAAGGCCTTGCTGGATAGGCAAGAGGAGGAAGGTGAATGATGTGAGTAGAAAAATTAAGAGACATATAAGCTGGAAGGACAGGGCCATGAGGCAAGAGAACAGAATGTCAGACTATAGTATTCTGATGCCAGAAGTATTCCCAGTAATAAGCTCTACAGGGTGGTGGGAAGAACACTGGATTGACCATAATGGACTATAAAATGAGATTATGTAGGAACCACAAGGATGGGTTATTGGCTGGTCTGTCCGCATAGATATTAGATCAGCGTGTACCCCCTCACCACCTCTTCAGGTTCCCTGCCTGGGGCCCCATCCCACCTATTGTCCCCCTCGGGGCCTCCACCACATCAAATCTGCATTCTGTGACCCCAACATTCAGATAGTATAGGGTCAATGATAACCTGGATGGGAAGCTATAAGTGTGGTAGTAAGAGAGGTCATGGacatctggttttttgttttagcacTGAGCATCCTGAGACTGTCCAGAAGACTACCTCAGGTGTTCTCTAGCACACTCACCCCATTTTGAGTCCCAGTCTGAGGTGGAGTTGCCTTCCGTCCAGAGACCTGTTTTAAGTGTGGGAATATGTGCCATCATGGCCCCCCCCAAAGAAAAGCATTCCACGGAGTTCCATGATAAGCCCCCAAACATCTGTATCCTGGTACACAGTCTAGAATTCACCTCTGGTTCATAAGTTGCACGTGTTCTGGGGAAGAGCTACCATGGCTCCACTAAGGCCGTGAATATTGAAGGTGGCATACCGCCATCCTAGCCATAGTAAAGGCCGTATCTTATATATTGTCATTGTGTGTGGATGGAAGGCAGGCACCAAGATCACCTTCCCCCAAAGGGGATGCCATGCCTGACAGCCTGCAGGTATTGCTTGCATACTGAAATAACAGAGCCATGACTTTTTGGTATAAGGTCGGTAGGCTGTGCCAGATTCCAGTCTGCCTCAAAGTGGTGGTGCCTGGATCAGACGAGGAAGGAGGGGAGCAGGACAGAGTCCTGAGAAGGGGATGATTAGACATAAACTTCTGTTCTACCAGCAAGGTTTCTCTTTCAACTTTTCATTTCATCAAAGGTGTCTTATCCTGGAAGGTGGTAGCTGCCTTGTCAACATTCCTATCACTAACAGCTAAGTGACCCAACCAGCCCAAGAACAACACCCCATTCCCCAAAAACATTCCCATTCAGAGTTCATCCACCTGTGGGATCCTCTGAACACTGACTTTTAAGTCATAATTAAGCTAACACAGTAACAGTGAAGAAACAACAGTGTCTTAATCATTATTTTCTGAAAGCTATACCTGTCTTTGATTCTCCTCCGATATAGAAGACTTACTGTAAAGGGTGTAAAACATTCAGGGGGAGAGGTGTGAGCTACTGTATATTTTCAGGAAGGCTAAGCCATGGGACAGGAGAGAGAGCCCATCAGAGGGAGAATGGGCTTTTGGGGCTTTCGGGGGCACATGATACATATTTCCCAAGAGGTCCAGGAGATTGGTCACCTTTTAGAAGATGAAGGAAGCAATCAGTAACGGCTGAACTGATTTGCCCAAAACCATTGCTCCCAAGACAGTACACAGAACAGACAACATGTTACTAgagaaatatttactctctgggcACACCACCAGGTTCTGGCTTCTTCCCCTTTATGCCTGGTTACTGTCCCCTTCCAGTATCGGCATTTGCACTTTTGACCTTTGGCTCCCATGTGAGCACACCTTGCCTTGTAGGCCGTCTGAGTGCACCTTGCCTTTTAGGTGGCCTTGGGGGCCATCTGTTGCCTATGGAGTCACGTTTGACAGATGTAGGAGTCTGATGGGTTATATTAGAGGCTAATGGCCTCAAAATTCTTTGTTCCTCCTTGCCCGCAGTTGAGGTGGCAGGGAAAGGATGATCGGGGATGGGGGCTGAATTTGCTGTTCCTGCTTTGTGTCCACGGAGAGATGTTAAGCTTCCATTGAACTCTTTGTATTTAAAGTGCTGTATGGATTCAAGGACCCTAGGGGGAAGGCCCCAAGTCAACCTCTTACTAAGCTTTTTAATGTGATCTTCCAGCATCTGTGCTGCCGTAGGTGTAACAAGGGGAAGCTCCTGGAAGTTATTCAGGGAGTCATCCTCAACCTGTGATGGTGGCAAACttccctgtcttctttctttctgggattttttaGAAGTGAGTGATGTCTGCTCCACGGAGTGCCATGAATTATGGAGAGTTTTCATGGCATTAAGTTGTCTCTGTCCCGTAGTCTCCACAGCCACCATCGAGTTTTTCACGGATGGGCTATGTTCTTGGTCAGAACCATACCCCATATCATTCTTGGTGTTGTGTCCCTGATCCTTGTCCAGGTCATCTTTGCAGGAACTCTCCTCTAGAAGAATTTCTGGGAGCTCCACATAGACGCTTTTTGACATACTCCTTCTGATCGGACTCTTATTAGAGATTGCCGAGCGTCCACCATGGCGCTGAGACTCAGGTAGCTGTGGAAGAGTCAGTGCTAGAGACTCATAGATCCTGCGGGTTAGGCCCCTCTGGTGTAGGATGAGCCTGTCTTCAAGATGAGACTCCAGTTTTCTCTGAAGCTCTTCATTCAGAGGAAACTGCCCAGGAGGGACAGAAACTGCAGCATGAGCCTTGGTGGCCTTGTGGCTGAAACAAGGGTTAGACGCAGAAGAACAGTAGTCCTCCTGGGATCTTTGGACTATAGTGGGTAAACCCCACACACGTTTCTGTATCTTCTGCAACACGTTCGATTCCAGATGTTCCATTTCTGTTGATGGCAGACTCTCAGACTCATTTTGAGGTCTGTGGAAACAAGCTCCACAGATTTTGATGTCAGGTAGAGGACCAGATGGCAGGATTGGGAGTGGGGATTGAaggtgggcctggggctggacATGAGGGAGAGGTAGGGGCTGGGTTTGAGGCAGGAGTTGAGGCGGGTTCTCAGGCAAGGATGGAGGAAGTGGATGGGGAACTCCTGGGGATTCCTGCTCTGGGGAGGCAGCAGGGAAGAAGGACCTGCTTGGAGTTTGGAGACCCCAGAAGAACTGGATGGGGGTTTGCTGTAAATGGCCCTCTTCCGAGGTGGTAGGATATGGACACTGCTCCCACAACTCCGGTAAGGGGCTGACATCTTGGGAAAGGGTATTTAGAGACACTGTCTCTGTTTGGACGCTACGGTCCACTGAATGGGCATGATGGGGTGGGACAGGAGGTGGAAaggcagggggctgggctgggaaaTGGTCCATTGGGAATTTGGAATCCAAGGGAGGAAAGGGCTCTGGTGGCACAGAATCACCCGGTGGTGAGGGTGGAAAGAAATCAGCCACAGGGATCACTGGGTTAGGTGAGAAGatggaggcaggtggtggggaagaCTCAGACAGCGAAGCTGGTATTAGCTCTCCTGGAGGGACTGCTGAGAAGTCAGTGGAGAGAGTGAATGATGAAGAAGTCACAGAAGCTGTGGAAGCCAAGGGAGTAGAATCTTCCAGAGCCTGCAGGAATAGCAGCCGATCGATCTCCGCAGATGTGCTGTTACATATCTCACAGGAGGGGTCTGGACATAACAGTTGACGAAAGTGGATGGTATCATGATGCCGGCCGAGGGGGCTGCAGGAGACAGGAGGTAAAAAACTGCAGCCAGGACCAGAACAAGGGGAGGCGGCCATGCAGACCTGACAAGGGAGGGGCCACCTGAAGCCTGCTATCCCTTCACAATGCCCCACTTTTATGACCTGGCAGTATACTCAGTAGCATTGACCCCAATATCTGTTCCTATGGCTACCCCCACCCCATGGCTATGACAGACTGCAGTGAATCCTGCAATTGCATAAAACCTGCTCTAAGAGGCAATAGGATCAAGGGGGAAAACTGGTCACCTTCTTAAAATCGAGATCAGCTTCCGGGCCTCCTCCACTTCCCGTTGGTACCATCTGCCATCTGGGGAAACAGGAGACTGTGTTATATAGTGAAAGCAGAAACATAGGTATTAATCCAGGAGTCCCCTTATAGGACAGCCTTGGGATGTTGGACTCTGAAAGCCCCAACAATCAATAGATGAGGGCAAATGGCCAGTGATGTGAAGCTGGTTAGTAATCTAGCTTCCTGTATAAAGTACTTTCATGTAAATTATCCATGTGATGATCAGACCACCTCTATGAAGCAGAGAGGTCAGGGAAGACTCCTGAAGGTCCATGATGTCAGAGAGCTTTCACAAAGTCAGGAGACAGAAGTTCTGACTCGTCATCTCACACGGCCACCTAGTGGGAAGCACTTGTCCAGATCCATCACTGCTTCATGCTCAATAATGGTCAGGGCAGGGATCTGAGACGGGTTTTGCCCTCTGGCTACATTTCCATGAGCCTCTCCTCTGAGGGAATGTATCCAGCAGCTCGCATCCTCAGAGTTCATGGACCGGGCCCTCATGGAGAGGACAGCAAGCATCAGCCTTGGagagagctcaggtggaataggcaGAACCTTACCTTCCAgtgtccctcctttcctcctcctcttggctctgccctgatgctagaagaaaaatgaacaatgagGGGGGTTGGGATCCATGTCTTACTCTTCTCTCAGAAATGGAAACGTCCTTTATGCAAGAATTCTAGGACTTTAGTAGAACTTTGTGTTCCttgcttttttcagttttaaagatgataaaatgTTGTCAATATTTACTCTTTAGAAAACCCAGGGGACGACTTTGTCTAGGAGGTCCACACTTGGTATTCCCAATCAGAAGTCCTTTGTTCATTGAGGACATAGAAAAGGAAGCCCAACAGTCACACCTGTGCTGCCTCAGGTAGGACCCTGTAAACTAGGTCATAGCTCCGACCTCACTGTCTTCTCAGAGGCTTAGCAGTGTTCTCCTGATCAGCTCAGCATGAAGGAAGGCTTGATCGAGTGATGCTGGACATGGGAATGTGACTTGATATGGTCGAGTGCTGGGAAACTTTGTTCTCTTACACAGACCCCATCCTCTCAAAATAACCCAATCCAGGACTACAGAATCCCTGAGTTTGGGATCTTATCCAAGAACCACCACCATACCCAGATAGACTGTAGTTTCAATTAGAACCCCTAGTCCTTTCTTAACACTTACCCCTGCCAGGCCTCTTTTCCTAGAGGAGTGAATGTCTGTTCTCTTAAGACTTCCCATTTTAGGTGTTTCTCCCACTCTACCAACCTCCTTTTAAAACCTGGGAttagggctcctggatggctcagttggttaagtgtctgccttggggtcaggtcagggttccagggtcttgggatataGCCCCACATTGCACTCCCTGTtttgccctccctctg
This is a stretch of genomic DNA from Mustela lutreola isolate mMusLut2 chromosome 12, mMusLut2.pri, whole genome shotgun sequence. It encodes these proteins:
- the LOC131812155 gene encoding spermatogenesis-associated protein 31D1-like, yielding MDPNFTFLCGLGLLLLFLCYLVGIPLPNWKIKTTQKHQGRAKRRRKGGTLEDGRWYQREVEEARKLISILRSPLGRHHDTIHFRQLLCPDPSCEICNSTSAEIDRLLFLQALEDSTPLASTASVTSSSFTLSTDFSAVPPGELIPASLSESSPPPASIFSPNPVIPVADFFPPSPPGDSVPPEPFPPLDSKFPMDHFPAQPPAFPPPVPPHHAHSVDRSVQTETVSLNTLSQDVSPLPELWEQCPYPTTSEEGHLQQTPIQFFWGLQTPSRSFFPAASPEQESPGVPHPLPPSLPENPPQLLPQTQPLPLPHVQPQAHLQSPLPILPSGPLPDIKICGACFHRPQNESESLPSTEMEHLESNVLQKIQKRVWGLPTIVQRSQEDYCSSASNPCFSHKATKAHAAVSVPPGQFPLNEELQRKLESHLEDRLILHQRGLTRRIYESLALTLPQLPESQRHGGRSAISNKSPIRRSMSKSVYVELPEILLEESSCKDDLDKDQGHNTKNDMGYGSDQEHSPSVKNSMVAVETTGQRQLNAMKTLHNSWHSVEQTSLTSKKSQKERRQGSLPPSQVEDDSLNNFQELPLVTPTAAQMLEDHIKKLSKRLTWGLPPRVLESIQHFKYKEFNGSLTSLRGHKAGTANSAPIPDHPFPATSTAGKEEQRILRPLASNITHQTPTSVKRDSIGNRWPPRPPKRQGALRRPTRQGVLTWEPKVKSANADTGRGQ